Part of the Falco cherrug isolate bFalChe1 chromosome 6, bFalChe1.pri, whole genome shotgun sequence genome is shown below.
ttactaaagttcacggtttcttggcaggtaactacaagttGTTCCAGTcaactctccccagttcccattaattctatattctgacatttcaatacattttCTATAGACAGAAGactagtcaaatacaaagaaatctgtaaaaccCAAATTTGTTACCGAAGTTATAAACAATGATTCTatctagcccattcttctggccttggtacaggactgtacaaaggatttcatagcagcttttactatGCAGctacaagtttcattaaaatatatttcttatctttctatatttgtattaaaaaatgattttataaaatcaagtcaattaacttattagcaaagtACAATAACTTAGTttacttttttctaatttttttctgtcagctttCCTTGTAGAGTTGCAGAGCTCTTAACAAGAGGGCTGAGGTTTCTGAAGGTGTGTTTTGAATGAAAAGTCTGAACCGTGTATAGGTGAGTAAAAAAAGGCTATTTTGTAAACTGTAGATATGTGGCTATTTGTGTGATGCTGTAGGCTGTGACAATGGGCAGGCAGATGTTGATGCACAAGTTGATTTGTTATGTGTTCCTCCTGCAACTAGGGCTTTGTTTcaattaaaaagaggaaaaaaagaaaaggtgccCATAGCATTAGTGGTGCACCTTTAAAAGTGATGATCAGATGCTTCTTCCAGGCAGACAGAAGCCTTCcctgaaagctgttttcttctattaaaaaaaccccagaatttAGGCTTCTATTTTATTCCagggaaaagtgaaaaacagaggGGCTTGTTTTAAGCAGGTGTTTGCAGATCTAGATTTGGTACTACTTTTACTGGGAGGTTTTTGAGTGTTTAGTAGTTTCAGTTGTCgtttctggttttgtgggtgattttttgtttgtttgttttagagaAGTCCTGTATCCTTCCTCTTCCCGCCTAAGATGTTCTGGTAAGATTTACAGTAGGAGTACTCATTTacttattcatttttattttctgtggaacTGAAATGATAGGGATCAATATTTATTCTGAAGACAGATTGTATGATCCCCAGCTAGTTCATGTATGCTTGTGAAAAAACTATCCTGGCAGTTCTGTTGAAGATTTTTTGCAGGCTTGCCATAATAACTTGTAGttgaaactgaaatattcactttcagctttaaaaaaaaaaaatcataaatcaaGCATATGCTTTGTCGAGTTTAGCCTTGTGTATTTATCTACTGTCTGCACATTTGATAGGTGTTGTCTAGCCTAATTACTTTGTTAGGACAGCAGTTCATTTCATGGAATTACTTGGTTAAATTATGGCATGCATAGCCTTTTCAAACAATGTGCGGTAACAGATCCATTGACAAATTTAAATGGAACTGGAAGCTGATCTTGAAGACTAGATTAGAGATGAAGGTCAGAGAAATATCTGAAGGGTTCAAGGATACTTAAACTGTCAGAGCTGGGAGTGTTGAGACAGTACAAAACGCACCAGTGCAGAAGTGTTGGACATAAATAATGTGTTCTGTATGTCCTTGCAATtatgaaaacttaaaatatgcTACAGCTATACTTGGTAGTGTGTAGATAGCCAGATTAGGTAAACAGTAAAGCACAACAGCTACAAGATGTTACTGATTTGAAGAAGTGATTTATGCAGAAAAAGCAGGGTGGTAGGGGAGGAGACCTTTGTcatttgcatattaaaaagaaagagaaaaccaggCTGAAAGTACTTTTGCAGGTAAAACTCTCCTTGTAACTGCAAGTTCAGTGCAATGAAACACTGAGTTGGATCTCCTTTGGAGAGATCTGCAGTTAAATTTACTGCATGTAAGTAACATTTGTGAGATGAACTGAGATTGTATAAATGGCGTTAATGGctttctgctcttttgttttctttgagaaatagTTATCTTGGTCATCTGTCCTGTCCTTTTCCACAtccctgtgtgtctgtctgccgccactgcccccccccccccccccccccccccgccatttTCTCTATAATCTTTAACTCTGTCTTACTCTGAGGACAAGTTTCTGATTACAAATTATTCTCAAGTGGTAAAATTTGTCTGTAGCCACAAGAGGAATTCTAATGTTCAGGTGTTATCTGAAAAAGTCCTTCTAAAGAAAATTGTGTCAAGGGTATCGCAGTTGCGCAAGAACATGAGGTTGTTAAATGTTTAGTATGTGTTTTAACCAGAAGTGTAACAATGtattaaagcattttgaaaacaacttTCATGTAAATAATTacttgacaaaaataaaaaggaaaattaccaggctaGGCTGATCTTATGCCTTCTCTTTGCAGACAGGATGGTCTCTCTGACGCCTTCAACAAACATAGAAGATGTGAATCTGACAATCACTCAAGTAGAATGCCACTCCGAATGCTTGGTTATAGTGTTCCAGGGTCAACAATACAAGGCAGGATGTGAGCTTGACTATTACatacttcaaaatgaaatacagcgTGTATTCAAAGTAAGAGATAATGTTTATGTTGGTGGGTCTTGTTTGGTGGAAGACACAGAAGGAAGATGGCATAGGGGAAGAGTtctggaaaagagagagaataacTGCAAGGCTTTTCTTATAGACACTGGGCAGGTGCTAGTTGTTGGAGAAACACATCTTGCATGTGCTTGTGATGAATTGTTTGAGCTGCCTCCAAAGGTGGTTTCAGGTGTTTTTGCAAACATACTTCCTTTTGGAGAAAAATGGGGTCCAAAAGCTGTTAACTATTTTTCATCTCTGGTAGGAGTACAGATTACAGGTCATGTGAAAGCTGTTACGCCATGCCAGCTGTTTATTCTAGAAGTGCCAAAGATCATTAGTGATGTTCTTGAACTGCAGTTAGGAAAATTTATTGATGGagattcattttgttttattgtagaAATGTTAAGAGCATTTCCCCAAGTAATGCTTTGTAAGAGAGTGCCACAATTGTTGCAACAGAAGTATCCAGTTAAGGAGTCGCTTACTTTGAGTGATTCTGAGAAACCAACAGTTTTTTGGCCAGTTCCAGGTGATCTCTTTCCACATCTACCTGTCGGCAGTaaagaaattgtaaaaataaCTGTTGCAGTAAGCCCGAATAAATTTTACTGTCAGATGCAGAAATGGCAGAAAGAACTGGAAGGTTTGACAGGAGCTATGCATTTGTACTATGAAGCTATCAGTAGAGAAAATAACTCTTCTGAAAGTTtagggctgctctgtgctgccaaAAGGCAAAATGGACAGTGGCATAGGGGAGTGATAAAAGAGGTTCTCTCTGGCTGCGTGGAAGTCTGGTTTATGGATTTTGGCAATATTGAAGCTGTGCCATCTAGTTGTGTTCAGAAACTTAAAGTAGAGTTCATGGCATTACCAATGATTTCATTTCCATGTGCGCTGTCTTGTTTTGGTAGTCAGgatgaaacagtaaaaaaaattcagctgaaagaaCTTACACAGGCCTTGATAGGACAGACTTCTGTGTGTGTCCTTGTTGATTTATTCGATAACATTAAAGGCTTGTATTATATTACGCTGCAAAATCTAAATCAGGGAATCAATACTAagcatccagaaaaaaagaatgaggcAGCTGCATCGTGTGTCTCACTTCCGGAAACAAACATCACAAGTATTGCTGTAAACGACAAACCATGTCATGAGAGGTACAATTCATTTAAGAATTGTACGGGaaataaacatacaaaaagCTGCTTACCTGAAAGGAATATTTCTTTGTCAAGCCACTGCAGAAGAGtagaaatgcaaatgaattcTTTTCATACTGCTTTTGTGGTATATGTCATAAATCCATCTGACTTCTGGATTCAAACATGTGAATATCAGAATGAATTTCAAGCCTTGATGAAAGATATTGCAGACACATATAACCAGTGTGGAGTTGATGAAATGGTCCTTAAAAACCCAGAACCTggactgctgtgctgtgcccggTATAGCAAAGATATGCAGTATTATCGGGGTGTTGTCACTGAAGTGCTTCGTGTAAAcattactatttattttctggattttggAAATACAGATACAGTACCCTGTTACGATGTGAAAACATTGCTTCCTCAGTTCTCTGATTTACCAGCTTTAGCTATGTGTTGTAAACTTGCTTGCACGTTTCCTGTGGATGAGGTGTGGGTTAAAAAGGAAAttgatttcttcagagaaatTGTATTTAACAAATTACTGCTGCTTCATGTCATTGGAAGGCAAAACAACACATATATTGTTCAGGCACAGTATAAGGATGGTTTGAAGCAAAGGAATGTGGCCACATGTATGGTTCAAGCTGGATATGCCGAGTACTGGGAAAAGATGCAAGATTCTGTTCTAAATGTggcaaaaaaaggtaaagacctaaatatctgcaaatataagaaaaaaaaaaaaaagtaaatgcacaGAGCATCTGTAATTTTGGTAGAAGTAAGGTATCTGGAAATGGAGAaggatttcagaagaaaaaatcatTAAGTGTGCCTTTATCGCTGAGAAAATCTGTTGTGCTGCCGTGTTTTGGAAAAGGTGCTCTCTCTAAAACATGTAAATTGGTATGTGAggagaatttattttataaagaacTTGTGTTTAAATCAGGAGCTGTTTTTGAAGTAGTGTGTTCTTGCATGGTTTCCCCAGCAGACTTTTCATGTCAGTTGCAAAGCAAACTACCAAAGCTAAATAACTTAATGGAACAAATTCAGACTTGCTATAAAGAACATACCAGTCCTTACAAAACAGGACAGATTGTTAAATGCCCCAAAGATGGGAAGTGGTACAGAGAAATGGTTGTGCAGCAGGTATCCACAGACGAAGTTGATGTGATTTTTGTAGACTGTGGTTATTGGGAAAGAGTTTTACTTAAAGACCTTCAGGCTGTACTCCCAGATTTTCTAACTCTGGAAAGTCAAGCATTTAGGTGTAGACTTAAAAATGTACCTTTACGATTTGACTCGCTTAATTGGTCTGAAGAAATGTGTAGGCATTTTAAAGACTTCAATTCTGCTTCTGGAGGACCACTGACTTGCATAATTTATGCTCTTGTTCTTGTAAGCCCCAACTGTTTATGCAATATAGTTGACTTACAGACAGACTCCATTGATTAGTGCAGAGGAATTCCTCAGAGAACATGGTGTCACCCAGTCTGAATGTATTGGTCTGAGAAGCCTTGCATCTTTGGGTTCTCTGTACAGCTTTTGCTACTcatcttttaatattaaaattggAAGTGAGGAGGAGGTTTGTATAACTCGCATATAGTCCTTCAGAATTCTATTGTCAGCTTAATTGAAACACTGAAACTTTACAGGACAGTGAAGGACCAGGTTTTAGAAATGCTGTCAGTGCTGTTCTGGAGTACAGGGAGGAACCTCTGGGTGGAGAGTCTGCTTCTCACTAACTCTGTCATCCTGCTTTAGATTCAAAGGAAGTAACTGTAAATGCTCTCCCTGAATCTCATAATGAAAGTCTAAATTATATGGGTCAGCAGGAAAGGCGTAATGAAAATACACCTAAATTAATCAGTCTTCCTCAACGTGATATTCAGGTGAATTCTGAAGTAGCAGGGTATATTTCTCATGTGAATAGTTCATCAGGTTTCTATGTTCAGCTTGCAGAGGATGAAAACTTAATAATACAACTAGCAAAAGAATTAAGTGAAAGCATGGTGAATATAGGTCATGAAAATTGCTTAGATGAGCTCATGGTAGGAGATCTCATTGTTGGAGAGCATGACACCGATTGTTTTTACTATAGAGCAGTTATTAAAACTCTGAAATCAGGAAACTCCTTTGAGGTAGACCTTATTGACTATGGTAATGTGGCAGTTGTAGGTCCTTCAGAAATCTACAGGATTCAGAAAAAAGTTCTTAACTTTGCCAAGGCTCAGTGTTCATTGTTTCCTTAGAGTAAAAAGTGTTCCTGGTGAAAGCTGGACTAACcaattttgtaaagaaaagagCTAACAAGCCAGTTGCTTGCAAGTTCTTAAAGCAACATGGAGAGCAATGGGAAATAGAAGTAAATTGTGATGGGAAGTTGTCTAATGGccttctgcagagaaaagacaGTACAAGGTGGCAAAACAGAATGCGTAGTCAGGAAAATAGGCCAAAACATGTTCTGGTTAATAATGGTAATCCTTGAGATAGAAAGGCTAGGAATGGTTTAAGTCAAACTAAGTCTGTTAGGatgaaaaatacttccaaaacaTCCTTAAATGTCCTTTCTCAAGATCTAATTTCTGGACAGGTAGAAGGAGTAGAAGTAATTAATATTTCAGAGAGTGGAGAATGTCACGTGCAGTTACTTAGAAATTTGCAAATATTACATGAGTTAAATGTAATGCTTGCCAAAGAAGCACAAAGAAGTGATTTGCTTGGAGTGGATGACATTGAAGAAGGATTGGACTGCATGACAAAATCCGAAAAGAACTTTTAGGTGGTATCGATCAAAAGTGATAAAGAAGTTAGTCAGGGAGAAGTTAATGCTcgtttttttcatgtattatgGCAGGTGTGAGATGGTGCCCTTAAACAAAGCAAAGGTGCTCAGTGACAAGATTAAAAGTATTCCTAAACAAGCTGTGTTTTGTAACTGTGTTTGGtttaaaaaagtgaagaaaactCTATTTGCCCATGTAGTAAATGCACTCCTGAATCATGAAATAAGGATCTTGTTTTTAAGGTATTTGGAATCCTCCCAAATCTGGGAATTAgatattttaataggaaaagtTCTGCTTTAGGAGTATTCTAACCACCTCTTAAGTCATTGTTGGACTGTTGTTGGACcagaaaaatgcagtaataaAGACTGTAAGGAGTCTGATATATCATTCAAGGTAAATTCAATCACATGGGCACTGCAGAGTGGCAGAAGGTTATCCTGGGTTTGCAACTGCAGTTACTGATCCTTCAAACTTCTGCATGCAGTTTGAAGTCTTATTTGATTGCATGCAAAACTTGTCCTTGCTGCTGTCTGACCTTCCTGACAACTTGGCAGCTTTGCCAAAAGAACTTGTGGCTCCTGGTGCTATCTGCTTGATCAGGTTTGGACTGGAAGCACAGTGGAACAGGGcagaaattaatgaattaaCAAGTCAGTCTGTTGTTCTTGCATTTATTGATTATGACTTTATGAATATCAGAGTAAGGGATGCTCTTAAGAAACTTAAACTTACTCCAGAAAGTGTGACTGTTTTACCGCACTTGGCACACTCTTGCTTTTTACATGATAATAGTTCCTGCCAAGGGGGAATACTGGAGTGATGAAGCTGaacttctgtttcagaagcTTCTTAGTAAACCAGATCTGATCTTCCATTTTTAGATGCTATGGCCCTGAAATGAAATTAGACGTGAATGTTCTGTGCAAGGAGAACAATCTAGCTCATGCCTTAATTGCTGCTGGCCATACAGTCTACTCTAGAAGTACTCTGCCTCATCCCAGTTGACAgaattaaatcagaaaaaacatttgtagCCTCAGTGTCCAAATTGTAGTTACTGTTGTTCCTTTTGTGAACCAGATTATGACAAAAACTTGTTATTTTGGTGACAGAAGTGAAACAAAGAAAGTATCCAAAGTGTAGGACTGTCTGTGATAAAAGTTTCAAATAAGGAAGTCTACCAGTGGGTAGACTTATCGAAGTGGGTGCTGGAATATTGTTGACCAAAGGATCTGAATTCATATAACAGcgacagaaaagaaaaactgcaaaaggtGGACAATTCTGTGAAAAAGTTCGTTTTTCTCAGCATTGTGATgataagaaaagtaaaatttactTAGTACAGAGTAAATCTGCTACCAGAAGCACTGGTTCAGGCTTGTGATTCTGCGGTTTCATAGTCTAAACAGCATGAAGATACTATCAGAAGAATTATTTGAGTAATAAGTAGACTGCAGTTAGGAAGGTACTTcaatgcattaaaaaacccccaaacatacAGATACTGCTCTCAGTGTTTTTCCCTCCAGGACTGCTTGTTGTATTTATTTAGACAATCGTGTTTTTGGCAAATCTTTTTGTCAGGGTGCTTGTATAacttatgtatgtatttatataaaacttCATTTGCAGTAGCATTTGGTTTACGGTGGTGTTGCCTCCTCCTTGGTTTGGAtgctaagaaaacaaagatacCAAGCATATTCTCTGTGCTTCAAATTCCAAAGTTCTTGTGTATCTTTTCTCTTGTTAGGAAGAAGTTGGCTAACAATAAGCCAAAAACTTGAATTTGCATTTATGGGAGAGACAGCCACTAAGTTGTTTGCAGTTAGCTCATGGTGTAAAATTGCTAGCGACCTGTCTCAAGGTTATCCTTGTATCCAAGTTGCATCACAATTGGGGGTTTTTCTCTGTTGAGTGTACATGATTTCTCTCTTCTGTCCGCCCCACCCATCTgtcaaaatgaagaaaggaacTTTTCTCCATGCATTTTGTATCTTGAAGGGAAACattcagatgtttttctgaCTGACTTTCCCCCCTGCCTCCTTCCTCAGTTGTTTGGACATAAGATAAAGCATGATGAAGCCTGAAGTGAGTGGGGGGGTTTCTCTATGTGTCCTGTGattgaatttaaatgaaaaaataaatacaactcTAATGATAGATAATACATCTAATGCATCTCTGTATTCAAATAAGGTCTAAGaacaccaccccccacccccccacccccacatatcatatttaattcctttgaaaacctgaaagctttatctggaaaacagaatttattttttcgTAAATGAGACACACGTGTCCGGGAAATCTGAATAAAGAAGAGATAAGACAATGCAAGCTGTTCTGTACAAGGTTAGTTCTGCTAGTGAATTATTCATAaagcatgcaaatattttctatgtACAAGTGAAAGTTGCCCATTAGTaacaaatcagaaaatgcagaagataaaaatttCTTAACACATTAATGAATAAATGGAGTTTTTCTTGTAAACATTTGTGAATGTTAACAGTTTATTGcaccattttattttgcagaatttgAAGTTTTTCCTAGTTAAAATTACAAGCTTACCTGGCATGTTCTTTGTCAATAGTTTGACATACTGCTTGCTGTTACGATAACATGCAGTGGTTGTTACTGTGCAACATTACTCATGTTGAGTGGTAACTTTAAGACTGGGCTGCATTCATTGTAGTGCGAAGtaatacttaatttttatgtaGAGGCACTGACATTTAAGGGTTAACTAACTCGGACTCAGACTTTTGGCTGTCATTCAGTTGGATCAGCCGGTGCTTGGgtgtctgtctttttaaagaTCCTCTGGCTACCCTAAATGCTAGTCCTGTTGGTGTAATATTAATACAGAAGTTGcgtattttaattaatttttttgctacTGAAGGTATATTGTGCTTTAACTTGTGTGTAGTGGTAGAGCACTGCTTACCTAATGTTACAAAATGGAGCCTAGAAATGACAGATGATTAAGAAAAGATAAACAGCTGTGTGTGTACTTTTTTATGTTCTGCAAATTGCAAATGTTAGACTTATTTGCATgaatgtgtgttttattttcaactCATTATGAGCCTAGCTTCTGATAGTAATTCCTTTTCTGATGGTTTGATACCCAAAGTGCTTAAGGTAAAAACAAGATAATGGAAAGTGTTTTCAGGATTATGCTGCACCTGTAAGTATAGAGAATGTCTTTTGTTGCACTGTTGATACGGATTTTTAGAAGTGCATTACAAGGTTATGTTATGATTGTTAGATTTAAGCTGCTGGGATGCCTGGTTATGGATTTTATTCCTAGTAGTCTTTGGTGTACTTCCACTGTGCCCAGCCTTGgctgtaattatatttttcttgtaatgtAGTGGAAAGAAATTGTCATCTATTTAGGATTTGAAAGTTTAGGTGTGCGGTTTTGGGCAAGGATAATTGTGAGCAAAACATACTTTAATTTGGTACAATTCAATTGAGAACTACTGTTTGTCATTTggttgtatttctgtatttgtttataCTGTGCCATTGattatttgattatttattttttaatccatgAAAGTGATAAGAGAACTGGTTGCATTTGTTTGGAATTAAAAGTGTTCCCATGTATACTCATGTATTCAGTATTCTGCCTTTTTGTTATGAATAATAAAATGCTTATCTTCTGTGTGTAACTTCTCTTGCCTAAGTCACTCCGAAAATTTTGAACCTTTCTGTGACCTTTGTGGTTAGtgaatgctttggaaaaaatctgaagcTAAATAATCATGTTCCTCAGTGGGATGGTGTCACCCTTGCCTTCTAGGCCAGCAGCTGTGGAGTAGGTTCTATCTTTCCTGCACCGAATCCAGGTCGGTTTTTGAATGTTGTACAAACAGCACCACCTTTCTGCCCGCACAGCTTTCTCGATGAGATGCATGGTGTGCTTGACCTTCACATGCCTTGTGCTGGTCAGAGGTAGTTAACTGGCGTGCTCTCTATAGGTAGCCAGGCCTTACATGCCAGATAGGCAATGCCAttacttaaaatttttttttggatTGGTATGCAGTTACTTTGAGAAACATGTTCTGTTATTTAAAGATGTGCATTGTTGAATATTTAAACTGTGTGGAAAAGATTATGTAGGTGTTTTTATGTTTCTAAGTGTTCTATAATGTTCCATAAAGTTTACATGATAActtggagggagggaaggatgtgtgtgtgtgtgtaactttttttctattttgttttcccaagggAGCTTTAAGTAGTGTAACTGTACAATAAGATGCCTGAGTTCTAGTAGCTTACCACACAATGTTACTTGCTAGAAGAATACCTCTTGCTGATGTTGCTGATCCATTCTGGCTGGCTTAGGAATTA
Proteins encoded:
- the TDRD15 gene encoding LOW QUALITY PROTEIN: tudor domain-containing protein 15 (The sequence of the model RefSeq protein was modified relative to this genomic sequence to represent the inferred CDS: inserted 4 bases in 2 codons; deleted 8 bases in 7 codons; substituted 2 bases at 2 genomic stop codons) yields the protein MVSLTPSTNIEDVNLTITQVECHSECLVIVFQGQQYKAGCELDYYILQNEIQRVFKVRDNVYVGGSCLVEDTEGRWHRGRVLEKRENNCKAFLIDTGQVLVVGETHLACACDELFELPPKVVSGVFANILPFGEKWGPKAVNYFSSLVGVQITGHVKAVTPCQLFILEVPKIISDVLELQLGKFIDGDSFCFIVEMLRAFPQVMLCKRVPQLLQQKYPVKESLTLSDSEKPTVFWPVPGDLFPHLPVGSKEIVKITVAVSPNKFYCQMQKWQKELEGLTGAMHLYYEAISRENNSSESLGLLCAAKRQNGQWHRGVIKEVLSGCVEVWFMDFGNIEAVPSSCVQKLKVEFMALPMISFPCALSCFGSQDETVKKIQLKELTQALIGQTSVCVLVDLFDNIKGLYYITLQNLNQGINTKHPEKKNEAAASCVSLPETNITSIAVNDKPCHERYNSFKNCTGNKHTKSCLPERNISLSSHCRRVEMQMNSFHTAFVVYVINPSDFWIQTCEYQNEFQALMKDIADTYNQCGVDEMVLKNPEPGLLCCARYSKDMQYYRGVVTEVLRVNITIYFLDFGNTDTVPCYDVKTLLPQFSDLPALAMCCKLACTFPVDEVWVKKEIDFFREIVFNKLLLLHVIGRQNNTYIVQAQYKDGLKQRNVATCMVQAGYAEYWEKMQDSVLNVAKKGKDLNICKYKKKKKVNAQSICNFGRSKVSGNGEGFQKKKSLSVPLSLRKSVVLPCFGKGALSKTCKLVCEENLFYKELVFKSGAVFEVVCSCMVSPADFSCQLQSKLPKLNNLMEQIQTCYKEHTSPYKTGQIVKCPKDGKWYREMVVQQVSTDEVDVIFVDCGYWERVLLKDLQAVLPDFLTLESQAFRCRLKNVPLRFDSLNWSEEMCRHFKDFNSASGGPLTCIIYALVLVSPNCLCNIVDLQTDPLISAEEFLREHGVTQSECIGLRSLASLGSLYSFCYSSFNIKIGSEEEVCITRXYSPSEFYCHCHPALDSKEVTVNALPESHNESLNYMGQQERRNENTPKLISLPQRDIQVNSEVAGYISHVNSSSGFYVQLAEDENLIIQLAKELSESMVNIGHENCLDELMVGDLIVGEHDTDCFYYRAVIKTLKSGNSFEVDLIDYGNVAVVGPSEIYRIQKKFLTLPRLSVHCFLRVKSVPGESWTNQXFVKKRANKPVACKFLKQHGEQWEIEVNCDGKLSNGLLQRKDSTRWQNRMRSQENRPKHVLVNNGNPXDRKARNGLSQTKSVRMKNTSKTSLNVLSQDLISGQVEGVEVINISESGECHVQLLRNLQILHELNVMLAKEAQRSDLLGVDDIEEGLDCMTKSKRTFRWYRSKVIKKLVREKLMLVFFMYYGRCEMVPLNKAKVLSDKIKSIPKQAVFCNCVWFKKVKKTLFAHVVNALLNHEIRILFLRYLESSQIWELDILIGKVLLXEYSNHLLSHCWTVVGPEKCSNKDCKESDISFKVNSITWALQSGRRYPGFATAVTDPSNFCMQFEVLFDCMQNLSLLLSDLPDNLAALPKELVAPGAICLIRFGLEAQWNRAEINELTSQSVVLAFIDYDFMNIRVRDALKKLKLTPESVTVLPHLAHSCFLHDIVPAKGEYWSDEAELLFQKLLSKPDLIFHFRCYGPEMKLDVNVLCKENNLAHALIAAGHTVYSRSTLPHPS